The following is a genomic window from Bombus pyrosoma isolate SC7728 linkage group LG5, ASM1482585v1, whole genome shotgun sequence.
acaatGCACTACGAAGATATTGGATATATTTCTGATCTTTTTCAGGAAATCCTTTACTCGTGTACGTATATGCATCTTCTAacgaggaaaaagggaaatattgaaaatttgtcatcAATTCGTTGACCGGAAGAATATTTATGacgttaatttttcaaattttcgcgCGGTTGCGCGAAAGCAGTTGCGTACTATCCATCCAATGAGGGATCGTCTAGGCGAAGCTCTAACGCGGGCAATCACTCTGCTCACGAATATTTGTGCGTCATTATGTGTTATTCCGTTTGAGGTAATTTCGACTGTATAGTATTTTTCTGGACATTCTATTACTGTTTATTGTTACCCTTTCTATTATTACCCTTGTTTAATAAGTACGTGTTTATATAATAGTTTATTGGATATTGTTATCACAAagttatacatgtatatgtatatttcctCGTTCCTTTGCCCTTAAGCAtgtatttcatacttttattttccaatagcTTCTGTCATATGGCTTCGAGACAGAATTTGAGtttgtatactttttattttttttttttttttgatgtaattaatttcgctcttatacatttgttttaaatctttgattttctttccCATTAGATGatttcagaaattatttcgaagatGCACAAGGCGCCCTGATAATTAACAGACAATTCGGTGATCTTGAATACAGATTTGCTGACGCcatgatttattataataaaggTAAGAGATATAATGTGTAcgaattacttttatttaattaataattatttttaatgaacaaacgcgtaatatattttatatacaattgatatatgtacatgtataccAAATATGCTCTTCATAACAcataattcatatataatatagttaaattataaataatttttatatttttatattttattcaaaacgTTAAGATGAAAGTgtaaaagattaaagaaatcatttttatagttcgaaaatattgaatcatttctttatttaaaattatttcttcgtttcaatctatattgtaaagtaaaattttgaatagtTTAATACAGTAGATTCTTATACATTATAGATTTTGCTACTTTACAACACGAAAACGATATAACCTTCTCATTTTGCTCCGTTTCACACGTAAATTTTCTAGTGTAACGTCGCCACTGATATTTTGTAAACAAACCTTTTAAATGCTCAGACACAAACATTgtcgaatatttatagaatatcaCATAGCTTATTTCTGAAAAACATGTTTCGCTAAAAACTTCAATAACAAGCAGGTGAAgtacaatttttgaaatcaGTTATATTATCTTTACGCTGTTCTGATATATTTGACACtatacaaagatattttattgattatgTTAGTCTATCATGGGGCTAATGGATCCTTTGTGATGACAACCTTTGTGTTGCGATATCCAAAGATGtgagtattttttaatattgtacctcaattaattctattttattattattaggatttcaattttcattattattatcattaaaatgtaGTTGTCACAAATTCTGgactaaaatttaattctcaagtaattaatattagtttGAGAATAGATTGTAATATTCTATGTTTTGTTAAAGATTTTCCACAACCACTACCATGAGAATGGGCGGTTTTTCTTTGATGACGGTCTGCGCGATATTTGCCCCTGGGCTATTGCAGCACTGAAGGCAACGTTCTTCGTATCTAATCGTGAGTCGCATACATTTTTGTTCCTCCGATCATTCAATCATGACGTACGATAAAAGGTCCGAATCAGTACGGATGATTGGTTGAATCACGtagattttatgattttatgatGAACAGAATTTTAATGAGTATAGTGATTGCGGGACTAGAGAAACAGAAAACATTATATGAGCGATTTATCATGTACCATCGCGAAATGCaattcaattacaaattaattaatttttatgccATTCGTGAGACAAATGCgtttatgtatgtacattgtgTTAtgattttcgattttaatgCGTATAGCTTCAACGTGTTCATAATATGAGACAGTAAAAGTTAAACTGTGGTAAGGTCGATGGTCGATATAGTAGGGAAGCGGGAACTGGAAACCGGCTTAGGTATACGAGGCAGCACAGATGTATAGAAGCGTGGCGATTGGCGAAATACGtacgaatcgaatcgaaattaggaattagtaaattttgttatatctatataacaAAAGATCTTAATAGTATCTccgttattaataatttatctctgTGCGTGTTAGTTTTCATTATtctttaatcatttattttattatattaatagtattggtaattatttatcaatattatattatcgtaaGTTAttgtgattttttattatttattaataatttatttaatttattcatttcgaaaataagaaattctcaaacaatatacatattatagcGTTCGTCGGTACGGTAGAAGGTAGGTTGGTACCACAGACGAGTTATGTTGGTACATCCTCACAGTAGACACATCGACACACtgtttttcacaaattttataagaGGGCAGTAACAGAGTTCCTGGTTGCTTCTGCCCTCTGTACGGGAGatctttaaatacttttaattgaGAGAAACGAACCAGGCGATAAAACTtgacatacattttttaaatttatcgttaattccATTATTTCAATTACTGTATAACTTTCATGTTTCCCATAATGGAAAGTGGTACTCTAACTCCGAACTGCTAGTCCCAAAGATTCTTCCATTTCATCCATTTCAACAGACAATTCTCCTCATTCTAAGCAGACATCCAAGCAATTATATCACCATTCTTTCAACTACTATAGTCTATCACGCAGTTCACAAAATCTCTCAAGAAAGAATTCTGCAACAATGCAACGAATCTGCCTACGGTTGATCTCCGCGTTTTCCAAACTCTTTAAACttagcgaaaaaagaaaagaacatgaaaagagaaagaaagaacaagcTAAATCCCGAACATGTCCACGAATCCAGCGGCGTTTAAAAAGAAGCAGGATATCTGTCGGTAGGGCCACGCCCGGTCGCCAATCACAGCCAGTACCGAGCTTCGACGTGGATCCTTTGTGTCCTCCGGACCCTTTTAAGTCCCTCTTTCTGACTCTCGGGAGCCCAGGGACTCGGTGGCCATCTCTGGACGTCCATTAAATACAGAAATGAGCCTTCCAAGAGCGCCACGAACGGGTCGAACCAGATCCTCTGGTCGGGGCCCCGACCATCGTAGGAAAGAACGAACCGgcagaaaataagaaagtgcAAAAGAGAAAGGCTATAGGATAAAGAAGGATAGAGCCGGGTCAGACCGGGCCACGTTTAGCTGAGGTCGCCCCGGGCCCCCAGACCATTAACAAGGAGCGGAGCAATTTATGGACCGGCTCGCTCATTTccactttattattattttctcatctCATAGATGGTCTTCTGCATCGTTTTGTTCCGTTCGTTCCCTCGGCACGCTGTTCCTCTCCACGTCGTAGCGGTCGTTCCCTCTTCTGTTTCCGTTTGGCCCTCTCCTTCTCTCCCGGAATTAATACCCACGGCGGAACCGGGAGAGCCGGTGGCGCAACACCGGAGTCGTCGATGAGCCTCGAATGGAACTCACGGCCGGGCAAAAAATTGCGGAACGCGAAATATTATTGCCCGGGACCGCCTCTGCTCCCTCTGCCCCGACCAACCGTCGATAATACCGTATAGCCGGCCGTTCCTCTCTTTCGCTAATTCCACCGAGAGTCTTCCACTCTCTGCCCCCGGAAGTCTTCCATTTTTACCTTTCTTCGACGACCGCGATATCGCAATTATAAcgaatcatttattatatccGATATAATGCGGAATTTAATAAGCATCATGAGCTACATACTTGCTTAAAAAGCAATATCCTCTGGTCGTTAACAATTAACTTGAAACACATCTTTCTAGTACTACTATATGTGTTGGTCGATTTGTAACATTCGTTTGCTCAATGTCAATCGTAATGATTAAACGTTCGTTGTCCCGACGATACCCAAGAGTACGCAACCGAAGGAAAGGATCAAAGGGGTCAATTCGGAGTCGGCGTACACGATCGTCGAACACCGTGGCTGGCGAGGTACAGAGCCAGCTCGACGACCGTGCACGTCGTTCTAAGTAAGTAACGTTTCTCGGTGATATAACCTCGCGTGACGGTGTGCCACCACTCGCCCCGATAAATCCTCGGTGCGCGAGTTAATTTTAAACGGTCACGACTTCCAGCGGCGATGACAACGCGGTGTACGCCAACCTTTCCCTACCGATAGTCTGCCGTCAGCATCACCCGCGGCTCGTTCAACCTCTATCGGCCACAAGCTCGAAGATGAGCTCTCCATTTTACGACTGGGGGCCACGGTGAACGCGCGGACGCACGGTTGCTGAACGAAATAGGCGGCTTTCGTTGCCTCTTCACCGGGATGGAGGTGGACCGAGTCTCGCAAAGGCTCCGATCTCCTTTACCCttatttctgctttttttttttttgtgttaTTTGTTCAGTCCCTCGCGGCCAGTCGAGCCTTCGTTTTCGCTGTTTTCTATAGCTGGCTCGCCCATTGGCGCAAGGGTAGTTGTTATGAAATTAGCATGAGCGATCGGGCCGAGGCTACGTAGGTAATCGCTTGCAAGGCTCCACGTTGGGATTGGATAAGCCGGTTGGAACCGGATGCTTTGCCCTGTGCCGCCAATCGTGAGCCCGAGACGGTACCATCGCCACGTCCCATTGGCCTGCAACGATTTACGAGCCTTTTGCCCCCAACGTCTTTGCCCCGTCGATGAAGAAGATCTTCCACTCTTTCCACGCACCCCCGTGTGTTCCGTTTCGGCTTCTTCTTCATTCCACGTACGCCGTTGCAATTAAGAGTTCCGATGTCTCAATGGAAGCTGCGTGCCGAGATTACACCGCGGTCCCGAGCTATGCATCTCCGAACGACCAGCTCGTTCGGTTAACTAATTGCGTTCATTAGGCGATGTCACTTATCGAGGGATTCTTTCGATCGGGGCGGGATCGTATCGCGCCAGGCGAGAATTTTTCGAGACTTTGACTGACGCACCCGATATCCCTGTGTTATGGTTCTTGGATTAAGGATATTACAATAGACGCGTGTTCTGCTGAACTATGCTTTCGACGAATAAACCGAAACGATGAAATACGAAGATTACGGAGGAAGAATACGATGAgtcttattttctatttttctttacgGAGAAGCagcttttaaatttcgttcgttttcagTGTTACGTGGTCGtgttttttcgaaatttttgaaacattgtTCGTCATAAAATTAAGATATCAGAGACGTTAAAACGTTGCTTATGTTAATAAGTATGCTGTTGACCTCTGCAAAATTTCGTCAATTTCTCAGctatttttaatcttcgtttaatttttaagctACGTCTTTAGGCTCCAGAGCAGACTTAAACTCCTGATAAATTCATAAAGCCAGTTCATCGGAACACGCATCCGCTGTAACCACAGCCTTAGAAGCGAATGTTAATCATTCAAGAAGCGTGATGCGTATTAATGCGATATCTGGCCTGCTTTTAATTAACCCTCTGCCACGATGTTAAGGGCGGGGAAAGTATTTCGATTCGGACAGAATTCCTCGAAGTTCGTCGCATATATTTGCATACAGAAAGATTCAATTACGAACAGAGAAACGCTGCatctgttaatttttttccCAACTGGTGGCAATTTTATTGAGACGTGTATTTATGCCTCCAGTAATTAAAGCAACGATGGGCGACCGTGTATTCTTCCTTATAAATTACGTAACACGTTCATTTGTTACTCGTTTCTTATTCCATGTCGTACCACCTATGCTATATATTACTTCGCCGTATTGTATTAATTGATAAACCAGTTAGGGCAACGTGCCAACCCTATATACATTCTATCGTACACCATCCATATTGGTTCTTCGTAGAAAGGAAATAGGAAACTTTCTTGAAGCTACACATCGTACCTTCTTTATAAAAAGGCCCACAACTCGTGAAACGTTTTTTTCCAACATATGGAAGTACTTCTCTGACATTCTCGttcgacaaatttttctcCCCGATAAATTCTACGCACCAAATGGTATGACATTACGTTCAAACACAAATACGTTTCGTAATCGTGTCCGTTTCGGAGCAACACATTTACTAGGAATCCGATTTTCATCACCTACGATGTtgtatattaacaaataagtTTCATACGACACCTATCTGTTTCTATCTTATAAAACTTCTTGTCTTCCAGAATGTTAAGTCAAACACAATAATCTAAAGGAAATAACTTGCAGCTTGTTTCCGCTTTATAAGTCTGTCGTCGTTGTGCAAGAGGAATGTAATACCGAAAGCTCATCTCTATCTTACGACTCGTCAAATTCCATTAACGACGTTACTTAGATCGTGCAAGAGGCTGCAGCTAGTCACGATCTTTCTTCTACTTACAAAAATGCCGAGCTTTCTCAAATAAAGCGACACGTTTATCAATCCCCCGGCAATTAAAAGGCAAAATCACGAAGGAACGTTGCTCTCGCCCCTTTCGAATTCCCATCGTtcgtatttaattacatacatatcaATAATTAGAGGGCAGGGATGGCGAGCGCGCGACGCTCGATATCGGTCCCGTGCATCGGCCCTCATCGTCCGATATTATCGTCCAACGAAACTAATTACACGCGCCGTGGCCCGCAATTAATACGCGTCGCGGGCCTCGCGGATCCTCCCGTCGGAATTGAGTCGTCGGCCCTGAACGGATTCGTTCCAGCGCTCTCGTTTCGAACGAGAGCCGAGATCGGTTCGTCCGGTGTTGCAGGCCTGTATTCGACCCTTTTTTTGCGCGGTCCCCGGTGAAATTTCGTGGCGAGGTCCATGAATGGAATCCAGGGGCCGAACGACAGTAGCTCGAGCTGCTGGAGCGACAGAGAAAGTCGTTTGACGTTTGACATGACTCGAACTGACAGCCGCCTTGTGTAAGACAGGAATCGTGCATCGTGAAACCGACACTCTCGGGGTCCGTGGCGCGCCCGTCAGGGGACCAAGATGCGATTTTGGGACCGTCGGGGATGATGGATTCCCGTCACGCGTACCGGCCTCTCGCGGTGGAAAGCTTCTGCTGGGCGCTGTTTGGTTCTTCTTCTTGAGTTTGGTCAACGATGGAACTCGTCAAACTCGTCAAACTGACGCACTCTACATCTTCTCTTTTACTATTAGTAAAAACGTGAGGgcatttttgataaaatgaacGGCAATGCTTACTTAGGAAcagttataattatatgtagaGTGGTTGCAGAGAGTATTTTATAGAGTTTTATagagttttatatattataaagagTATTATGTACTCTTACTTTTCAATGATGGTTCTTTTTATCATGTTGTAACATCTCACCTTCATAgcattaaattaaacttttgtagttgtatgaaaatatataacgcTGGATGgtttgaaatttgatatacTCGAATCTAATTGATCAGCATGTAAACGtcttaataaatacaatcgagTGCAAGTACTTTTTCTATGTTTTCATCGCAGATTTATACTTTTCTTAATTAGAGAAGTGAATGATTTATCTTGATGAATTTTTCAGATATAGTAAGAGCTATGTTTACTTTCTACGTAGCTGGGGTCGGATGATATACGAGGTATTGAAAAGTATGAAAACGGTGGAAAACTGcgcaataataattgtatttgatattttagcGAATTGTCATATTATTCCATATATACGCCGCATGTATCAGGTAGAACTTGAACAAGAGGATTCTCTAATAAGATCGTGCGATAGCAGCGAATTGAATCAGCGCAAATGATATGCAATAGTGCTTCGTCATCGGAGAACGTATTCCAAATAAACGTCGTACAAGAAATCGCACTTCGTGTATTCGTATCTAGACGTCGATCTCACAGGtgtttatatgataaattcaTTGGATCATAGGTGTCCAAGGAGGAAAATTGGTGTAACGTTCGCACCAATCGTTGAGAATAACGTAATTCCTGGTGAAACCGGGATTCTGCATGGTGTGACGTTATCTGAGCGTAGATCGATTAATTTCATGCTACAAGTTCTACGTTTGACAGCTGACACGACTGGAAGTGACACCCGTTGTTGGTGCACGCGTATACCCGTTCACGCAACACGCGTAAGGAAAGGGAAACATACGGACACGCACagacaaaaagagaaagagatagaaacgAAACGGCAGGGATTGTTTTTTTCGGTCTGTTTGGGGCCCCTGGTTGGAACAAGGCCCGACTCGGATGATGGATTCCCGTCACGTAGCTCGTTCGCTAAACGTCTCCGGAGAAATTCCCTCGATACGTCTGATGCGCGTATACGTGCCGCTATAAACGACGTTATTATCGATAATCTTTTATGTAATTCCTTGGCGAATCGTTGACTTACGACTGACAGCTCGTGCGATCTATGACTTCCACGGTGAACGACCAATCGATGTTCCTTTTCCTGCTTTAGACGCTgtgatatttagaaaatgatCTTCCGCTGGTATCCTGCGATACTTTTAACTCGTTTAGATAAGCTACGTTGGAATACTTAATGAGAGGGAAATGACATTTTTATGTTCTTGCGCTTTAAGTTCTTCAGCAATGCGATATTTTCACTCGTACAAGGAAAACTTCTTTTTACACGTTACGCTACAAtttattacgctacaacgctAGTTATTTTTGTTGAGAATTATGGATCTTAGTCGCCGAAATACATGTGTAACTCTCACATTACACGtagaaacgatattaaaatagtttcatatttatttaatatgtgattCACAAGATATTCGTAGATACACATTGCACGTGTCTCAGCATTCTttttgtctcaccatctttTTTACCACCATGCGTACGGAATAGTTGTGTTCTTCCGTTTTGACACATActctcacacacacactcATACGCGGCTAATTCAgtgtagcacacaaaattacgtatatctcaataattttatttgtttaacgaaatttgtttacaGTTTAACGAAAATTTGATTCCTTCGGTCACGCAGCTATATTTCAcgcagaaatatttaaaagattttttgtAACGCAAGAAGTCTCCACACCCTCCAATCTTCCCACCTAATCCTTGCTCCTTTTGACAAGCCCTCGACGATCATCAAGATCGAGGTTCCTAACGGTTCCAGCTCGAACATCATTCACCTTCTGTCCAATGATCCACCAAGTATCCCCGTTGATC
Proteins encoded in this region:
- the LOC122567527 gene encoding uncharacterized protein LOC122567527, with the protein product MYFILLFSNSFCHMASRQNLNDFRNYFEDAQGALIINRQFGDLEYRFADAMIYYNKVYHGANGSFVMTTFVLRYPKIFSTTTTMRMGGFSLMTVCAIFAPGLLQH